A region of the Geomonas subterranea genome:
CGGCGACGTTGCCATGTTCGGCAAGCCGACCCTGGAAGGCATGAAGATGGCTGCTGACGAGATCAACGCTGCCGGCGGCATCCAGGGCAAGAAAATCGAGATCGTCGAAGCTGACAACCGTGGCGACAAGCAGGAAGGTGCTTCCGTAACCCAGAAGTTCATCTCCCGCGACAACGTCACCGCCATCGTTGGCGACCCGACCACCGGCATCACCAAGGTTGCCGCTCCGATCGCACAGAAAGCCGGCGTCGTGCTCCTCTCCGCGGGCGCTACCGGCCCGGGCGTTGTCGAAGTGGGCGACTTCATCTTCCGCGACACCCTGCTCGACTCCATCGCGATTCCCGCCTGCATCGAGTACTTCGCGAAAGACCTCGGCTTCAAGAAAGTTGCCATCGTGACCTCCGACAACAACGACTACTCCGTCGGTCTGTCCCAGACCTTCCGCGACGCAGCCGCCAAGGTTCCGTCCATCAAGATCGTTGCTGACGAGAAAGTGAAAGACGGCGACAAGGACTTCTCCGCTCAGATCACCAACATCAAGAGCAAGAAGCCGGACGTCATCCTGTTCTCCGGTTACTACACCGAAGGCGCTCTCATCATGAAAGAGGCCCGCAAGCAGGGTCTGAAGGCTCCGATGTTCGGCGGCGACGGCCTGTTCTCGCCGAAATTCATCGAGCTGGGCGGCCCGGCAGTCGAGGGCTCCATGTCCGCTCTGGGCTTCTCCACCGAGCAGGCTGCTCCGGCTACCGCCAAGTTCATCGAGGCGTTCAAAGCCAAGCACAACGGCGAACTCCCGGGCCTCTTCGACGCCCAGGGCTACGACGCTGTGATGCTGCTGGCCGACTCCATGAAGCGCGCCAACAGCGTTGACCCGAAAGTCTTCAAAACCGCCCTGGCACAGACCAAGAAGTTCGAAGGCGTTTCCGGCACCATCAGCATGCAGGCCAACCGCGAGCCGATCAAGAGCCCGCTGAGCCTCCTCGCAGTCAAGGACGGCAAGTTCGTCCTCAAGGCAAAAGTACCCGTCAAGATGGACTAATGCCTGACCCCGCAGCACAAAACGGCTCCTGCTCCGGCAGGGGCCGTTTTTTTTTAGAACCAAACCTAAAACCATTGGCCACGGAGAACTTCTGAGGACATCTGAGAACACCAAACCTATAAGCTTTTTGGGTGTGCTTCTCTCAGATTTCCTCAGATTGTCTCCGTGGCTAATGGTTTTGCCGTTTCCGATTACCCTTGACAACTGGCATGGGAAAAATTATATTTCAAATCGTTAAAGGGGAGTAGTTATCGGCCGGAGAAAAGGCCGACCCGGACTTCGTCAATACGGTCGCAAGACCCGGAGCCGGGACAGTTAATCCTGTCAACAAGACCTTTATCCTGGTGACTAATGCCAAGGGTAAAGGTCTTTTTATTTACCCTCGGCTGCATCGAGTCCTTCGGGACATAACACTCGTAGAGGTAAATGCTATGCAAAGACTGAAAACGACATTACTGTTAGCTCTTCTCACCGTGCTCATGGTGAGCATGGGGCAGGCTCTCGGCGGCAGGTCCGGCATGATGATGGCCTTCGTGCTCGCTCTCGGCATGAACTTCTTCTCCTACTGGTTCTCCGACAAGATCGTGCTGAGCATGTACGGAGCCCAGGAAATCGGCCCGCAGGACCACCCCACGTTCTACAACATGGTGCGCAACCTGTCTGCCCGCGCCGGCCTGCCCATGCCCAAGGTCTACATCATCCCCTCCGACAGCCCCAACGCCTTCGCCACCGGACGCAACCCTGAGCACGCCGCGGTTGCCGCTACGGAAGGGATACTGCGCATCCTCTCAATGGAGGAGCTGGAAGGGGTGATGGCGCATGAACTGGCCCACGTTCAAAACCGCGACATTCTCATCGGGACCATCGCGGCCACCTTCGCCGGGGCCATCTCCATGATCGCCAACATTCTCCAGTGGGGCGCCATGTTCGGCGCAGGCCGCGGTGAAGACGAGGAGGGGGGCGGCATCGGCGGCCTGGTCGGCTCGCTGGCCATGGCCATCATCGCACCCATTGCGGCCATGCTGATCCAGATGGCGGTGTCGCGTTCACGTGAGTACCTGGCGGATGCCACCGGCGCCGACATCTGTGGCCGGCCTTTGGCGCTCGCCTCGGCGCTCAGGAAGCTGCACATGGCTTCGCATTCGCTGCCGATGCAGGAGGCGCGGCCCGCCACGGCGCACATGTTCATCGTGAACCCGCTGACCGGCGGGGGGCTGATGGAGCTCTTCTCCACCCATCCCCCGATGGAAGAGCGCATCGCACGGCTGGAGCAGATGGCGGTACGCAGGTAACTGGTGCCATCGTTGTCGTTGCTGTAGGGGCGAATAATTATTCGCCCAGCCACCGGTGCCCCGATCGGTGGCGATGCCCAGAGAGATCATGGGGCGGCTAAGGGGGGCGAATGATTATTCGCCCCTACAGTGGCTGTGAACCCACGCACAAAGTAGATATAGAGGAGACCCAATGGACTGGCTTACCGACCCGCAGGTCTGGATGGCGCTGGTTACACTGAGCGCGCTTGAGATCGTGCTCGGCATCGACAACATCATCTTCATCTCCATCCAGGCGAGCAAGCTCCCCGCGGCCCAGCAGGAGAGGGCGAGATTGACCGGCCTGGGCCTCGCGATGTTCATCCGCGTCGCGCTTCTCTTCTCGCTTGCCTGGCTCATGGGGCTCACCACGCCGTTGTTCACCCTTTTCGGCAACGAAATCTCCGGCCGTGACCTCATCCTCATCTCGGGCGGTCTCTTCCTGCTCTGGAAGAGCACCATGGAGATCCACGAAAAGCTGGAAGGGGAGGAGGTGGTGCACGCATCAAAGGTCGGCGCCACCTTCGGGGCGGTGATCGTGCAGATCCTGCTCCTGGATATCGTCTTCTCGCTCGACTCCATCATCACCGCGATCGGCATGGCCAGCCAGCTCTTCATCATGGTCGCTGCCGTGGTCATCGCCGTCGGATTCATGATGCTCTTCTCCGGCAAGATCAGCGCTTTCGTGGAACGGCATCCCACCATCAAGATGCTGGCCCTGAGTTTTCTGCTGCTGATCGGCGTTTCCCTCATCGGAGAGGGTTTCGGGATGCACATTCCCAAGGGGTACATCTACTTCGCCATGGCTTTCTCCGTGATGGTGGAGATGCTCAACCTGAGGATGAAGCGCGGCAAACCGGTCAAACTGCATGAACCGCATCTGGACACTGAGACGAGGGGCGAATAACCGCCCCTTTTGTCTTGACACTTTCTCTACTCATTCGTTATCTTCGCCAGTGCATGCGTAAGTTATTCCCTGTCAAATTTCTCTCTTTCCTGCTGCTCGCAGTGACCTTCTGCACTTTTCTCAGTGGAGCTTGTGACAACGCGCACGCCTTTGCGCAATGCGGGACGGTCGCTGACTGCGTGCAGTCCGACTCCCATGCCGACCGTGACTGCGACACCCCGGACTGCCCCACGCAAGGGGAGACCGGCCATGACGACTGCGACTTCTGCTGTGACTGTGCCTGCCACGTCTCGCTGAGCGTTGGTCATTTCTCCCTCGAGTACTACCCTGTTTTCGCCGCACTCCAGAGTTTCGACCGCTTCACCTTCATACCCGAAGTTTTTCTCTCCAAGTTCGTTCCCCCGCAGTTACGCGCCTAACACCCCTGTCACGGCCGTAGTACGTCCTTTGCCGGAGCCCGTTCTCCCGGCGTAGTCGTGCCGTGGTCTGTCCCTGTTTTCTTCACGTTTCCCACATGCATTCAGGAGGTTTTTCTTGGCAACAAACGCCTTGAGGGGCGCGCGCCTAGCCGTGGCAGTCGCCTTGTATCTTTTGACAGCCGTCCCCGTATTTGCAGAACCTCAGCCACTTTCGCTGCAGCAGGCAGTGGCGGCGGCGCTCAACAACAACCCGGAGCTCGTCTCTTTACGCAAAGAAGCCGGTGTCCTGGACGCCGCGGCTGTGCGTGCCGGGGTGCTCCCCAACCCCACGCTGGAACTGGAAGGGGCCACCGGCGCGCTTACCGGCAGCAGCGACGACAGCAACCTCTCCCTTGGCATCTCGCAGGAGTTCCTGCTGGGGGACAAGCGCCTCAAGCGCCACGCCGTAGCGGAGCGTGACCTTGCTGCATACCGGTGGCAGGTGGCGGACCGCGAGCGCGCTGTCAAGGAGCAGGTGCAGGCGGCTTACTGCGATGTGCTGCTCGCCCAGGAGCGGGTCGGCCTGGCCCGCCATTCCATCGAGCTCAACAAGCAACTGCTCCAGGTGGCGGTGGATCGTTTGGCGGCGGGAGACATCCCCGAACTGGAGATGTACCTGGTCCGGGTCGAACTGGTCCGCAGCGAGGGGAACCTGGTCGAGTTGCAGCGTGCTCTACTGGACAGCAGGGCGAAACTGTTCGCGCTCGTGGCCCTCCCGCCGGCAGCGTCCCCGGTTTTGGGCGACACCTTGAACGGCAACGACGTTCGGGTCAACGGGGCGGGAGACCTGAAGCAGGTCGCCATGCAGAACCGTCCCGACCTCAAGGCGCTGCATGCGGCGATGCAGAGAAGTGACGCGGAGGTGGGACTCGCCGAGGCGGAAGGGATCCCCAACCTTACCGCAGGGATCGCAGTGAGCCGCGACACCTCGTCCATGGAGATCGGTGGGGCCGAGGGGCGGGAAACCGCTTACACCATCGGGGTGAAAATCTCGATGCCGATCCCGGTCTTCGACCGGAACCAGGCCGGGCAGCAGGAGGCGCGGGCCAAACGTTCCAGCGCCGAAATCAGGCTGCAGGGTGCGGCCGCGAGCGTGGAACGCGAGGTGGATAGCGCCCACGCGAGCCTCGCCAATGCCGAAAAAGTGCTCTCTCTGTTTCGTTCCGACATACTGCGCCAGCTCGATGAAAACCTGAAGCTGACCCAGGAAGCCTACCGGCTCGGCGAGGTCGGCATCCTGGCGGTGATCGAGGAGCAGAAGAAATACTTCGAGGTGAGCGACAGCTACCTCGCCGCCCTGCACGCCAGGCAGATATCCCTCAACAGACTCGAATCGGCAGTAGCCGCTGACATTTACGGAGGTGTGCAGTGAACAGGAAGGGAATCATCATCGGGCTGGTCCTCACCATCGCGCTCGGGGGCGGCGTCGCCTACCGGCTTATCAACACTCCGGGAAGTGGCGGGCACGCCGAGCATGGCGAGCACGCCGAGGCGGGTCACGCGGAGGAAAAGGGTGGTCACGCGGAGGAAAAGGGTGGCCACATCGGGGGAAGGGAAGAAGAGGGGCACGACGAGCATGGCGAGAAGCTCGTCAAGATGGCCGTGGAGGTGCAAAAACAAAACGGCGTGGCGGTGGCCCCGGTCAAGAAGTCGCAGATGCCCGGCGTCATCAGCGCGACCGGCAAGGTCGAGGCCAATGCCGACAGGATCGCGCACGTCTCTCCGCGCATCTCCGGAAAGATAGTGGCGGTAAGGGCATCGCTTGGTGACAGCGTGGGGGGAGGGCAGGTGCTGGCGACCCTGGACAGCGTCGAGCTGGGCGAGGCCATGAGCCGGTACCACCAGTCGAAGACCAGGCTCGCCCTGGCCCAGTCCAACATGGAGCGGGTGAAGGTGCTGGTGGACAAGAAGATTGCGGCCAGAAAGGAGATCCTCCAGGCGGAGACCGACTACAAGACGGCGCAGACCGAACTGCACACCGACCAGGAACGTCTTTCCCTGTACGGCGTCTCCGCCGGGGATTTGAAGGGGGACAGGAAGCCCCTCTTGCCGGTACGCGCGCCTATCGGCGGCGTCATTACCGAGAAACATGCCATAGTCGGCGAACTCTCCGACCCTGCCAAGAGCCTCTACACCATCGCGGACCTCTCCTCGGTCTGGGTGCTCGTCGACATCCACGAGAAGGATCTGGCCAAGGTGCGCCGCGGACAGACCGCGACCGTCGCCGTCAGCGCCTTTCCCGAGACGAAGTTCCGCGGCCGCGTTACCTACCTGGCGGACGTCGTCGACCAGGCGACCCGCACCATCAAGGCGAGGGTCGAGGTTGCCAATCCGGGGCGCAAGCTGAAGCCGGAGATGTTCGCGACCGTGGAACTCGCAACGGCAGCCGGCGCGTCCCAGGTTCTGGCCATCCCCGAAGAAGCCGTCGTGGAGCTGGAGGGGAAAAAGCTCATCTTCGTCGCGGAAGGCGATGCTGCCTTCGAGCCGCGCAAGGTGGAACTGGGGCGTGCCTCCGGCGGCATGGTCGAAGTCCTCTCCGGTCTCAAGGAAGGCGAGCGGCTGGCCGTGAAGGGGGGCTTCGTTCTTAAGTCGGAGCTGCAAAAGGGCGAAATCTCGGGGCACGACCACTAAGGAGACCGGCACCCATGCTTGAAAAAACAGTGGCATACATGCTGAGGCAGAAGGGGATGGTCATCTTCCTGGCGCTGGTGATCGTCGTCTTCGGCTTCTATTCCTATCAAAAACTCCCCATCGACGCTTTTCCTGATGTCACCAACATCCAGGTCGAGGTGGTGAGCCACGCGGACGGGCTCTCGGCGGTCGAGATCGAGAGGAACGTCACCTATCCCATCGAGATGGCGATGCGCGGCCTTCCCGATATCGAGCAGCTGCGCTCCGTGACCAAATTCGGTCTGTCCATCGTCACCGTGGTCTTCAAGGACAACGTCGACATCTATTTCGCGCGGCAACTCGTCTTCGAGCGGCTGGCCGAGGCGCGGGAAAAGGTCCCCAAGGGAGTCGAGGTGGCCATGGGCCCCATCGGCACCGCCATGGGGGAGATCTACCAGTACACGCTGGAAGGAAAGGCGCCGCAGGAACCGGAGGCGAAGCGTGCCTACCTGACCAACCTGCGCACCGTCCAGGAATGGGTCGTCACCCCGCAGTTGAAGAGCGTCCCAGGCGTCAACGAGATCAACTCCTTCGGTGGATATTTCAAGCAGTACCAGGTGGTGGTATCCCCGGACAAGCTGCTCAAGTACGGCGTCACGGTGGCGGACGTCTATGACGCCGTCGGCAGCAACAACAGCAACGTCGGCGGCAACGTGCTCGAGCGCGGCAGCGACCAGTACATCGTGCGCGGCGTCGGTCTCATCCAGAGCACCGGCGACATCGAGAACATCGTCCTCAAGTCGCAGGGGGGAACGCCGGTCTACCTGCGCGACGTGGCCCAGGTTCGTGTCGGTGAGGCGGTACGCATGGGCGCCGCCATCAAGGATGCCTCGGGCGAGGCGGTGGGGGGCATCGTGATGATGCTCCGCGGCGAGAACAGCCGCGACGTGGTCGCCCGGGTAGCGGCCAAGGTTAAGGAGATCAACGAGAGCACCATGCTCCCCGACGGCGTGAAGCTCGTGCCGTACTACGACCGCAGCGACATCGTCAAGGGGAGCGTCGGCACGGTTAACAAGGCGCTCGTCGAGGGGGCGATCCTGGTCCTCCTGGTCCTCTACCTGCTCCTCAACAGCATCCGCGGCAGCATCGTCGTGCTCCTGGCGCTACCGCTGTCGCTTCTGGCCACCTTTATCGTCATGAAGCTGACCGGCATAACGGCGAACCTCATGTCCCTGGGCGGCCTGGCCATCTCCATCGGCATGATCATCGACACCACCATCATCCAGGTGGAGAACGTGCAGCGCCACCTGAGCGAGGCGGGGGAGCGGGAACCGAAACTGAAGACCGTGCTGAAGGCCGTGATGGAGGTGCGCAAGCCCAGCATCTTCGGCGAGTTGATCATCGCGCTCACCTTCATCCCTATCCTGACCCTGGAGGGGATCGAGGGGAAGATGTTCGGCCCCCTGGCCATCACCGTCGCGATTGCGCTTCTGGCGTCCCTGCTTCTTTCCATCTTCATCATCCCGGTCCTCTGCAGCATCATTCTCAAGCCGCAGCCCGAAAAGGATAGCCGGATCATGGCCTGGGCAAAAGAGCAGTACCTGCCGCTTTTGGAGTACGCGCTGAACCGCAGGAAGGTGGTGCTCGGGATCGCCGCGGGGCTCCTGGTCTGCTCGCTGTTCCTGGTCTCGAGGCTCGGGACCGAGTTCATGCCCATCATGGACGAGGGGTCCTTCGACATGGATATCGCCATGCTCCCCGGGGTCTCGCTGGCGAAGGCCCTCGAGGTGAACCAGCAGGCGACGGCGAAACTGAAGAAGTTCGAAGAGCTGGACGTCGTGGTGGGGCGGATCGGGCAGACCGGGGTCGCCCTCGACACCCGCGGCCCCGACAAGACCGGGTATGTCGGCGTGTTCAAGCCCAAGGACCAGTGGAAGCGCAACATCACCAAGGAGGAGCTGACCAACGAGATGAGGGAGTCGCTGGAGACCATCCCCGGCATCAGCTTCGGCTTCAGCCAGCCGATCCAGTGCCGCATCGACGAGCTGGTCGCGGGGACCCGGGCGCAGCTTATCGTGAAGCTCTTCGGTGACGACCTGGACGTGCTGCGCGACAAATCGGCCCAGATCGCCAAGGTGCTCTCCACAGTGAGAGGGGGGACTGACCTCAACACCGAGAAGGTGTCCGGGCAGCCCTATCTCACGGTGACCATCGACCGGGCCAGGATCGCCCGCTACGGTTTGAACATCAGCGACGTGCAGCAGGTAATCGAGATTGCCGTTGCGGGCAAGGCGGCTTCTTCCTTCTACGAGCCGAGCCGCAGCTTCGACATTACGGTCCGGTTGCCGGAGGAAAAGAGGAACTCGCTGGAGGCGATCCAGAACCTCCTCATCTCCACCAAGTCCGGCATGAACATCCCGCTGGAGCAGCTCGCCGAGGTGAAGATGGTGGAGGGACCGGTGCAGATAAGCCGCCAGGACGGGGTGAGAAGGATCGGCATCGAAATGAACGTGAGCGGCAGGGACATCGGCAGCTTCGTCGCCGAGGCGAAACAGAAGATCAAGGACCAGGTCAAGCTCCCCTCCGGCTACTACCTCACCTGGGGCGGGCAGTTCGAGAACCAGCAGCGCGCCATGAGCAGGTTGATGATCATCGGTCCGGTGGCGGTGGCGCTGATACTGCTGCTGCTCTATGTCACCTTCCGTTCCATCAGGCTGGCTTTTCTGGTGCTTTCGAACCTTCCCTTCGCGCTGATCGGCGGGATCTTCTCGCTGTTCCTGTCCGGGCAGTACCTGTCCGTCCCGGCCTCGGTCGGCTTCATCGTTCTCTTCGGCGTGGCGGTCCTGAACGGGCTGGTACTGGTATCGAGGATCGCGCAGTTGCGCGAGGAGGGGCTTGCGCTCGGGGATGCGGTGCGCCAGGGGGCTGTGGACCGGTTGCGGCCGGTGCTGATGACCGCGTCCATCGCCATCTTCAGCCTCATGCCCATGCTGTTTGCCGGCGGAACGGGTTCGGAAATTCAAAAACCTCTCGCTACGGTCGTGGTGGGAGGATTGATCACGTCGACGCTCCTCACCCTGTTGATCATCCCGGCGTTCTATGACTGGTTCGAGAAGAAGAAAGCCGAGACGGAAGTATAGGGAAGTCTGAAGAAGTTGGAGGAATAAACAGTTTGTTATGCAATTGTGCCGTGGCCGCCTCCTCCTCCGGCCACGGCACCTTTTTAGCGCCATGATGAACCTTCCGCAAGGGGGGAGGGCAACCAAGGGATGCCGGCTGTAAACGCTGTTGGTGCGGCGAATTTAGCCGCTGTTTTAAAATGACAATATAACCGGTAAACAGTGACGGCCCCGCGTGTAGCGGGGCCGTTTTTTGTGTTAATCAAAAGTTTAAGATTGCGAAACAGCTCCAGCTGTTGTAAAGTGTCGCGCGGTCGAGGGTCAGGCCACTCATTAGAGGTTCTGTTGCCGTTTTATTTTCGGCCTCGGCTCCGTGTCCGGTGCAGTGTCAGGTTTACCAATAGCTTGCTTATTTCCAAATGCTTATGGTATACGTCATAAGCTATTCCCGTGTTTTATTTTGAGAGAATTTTAACCTGAATCCCGTGCCGGCAACGGCGCCTGGGCTTTTGGTCAGACAAATCCAGTCGGAAGGAAGTCGACATGTTCTTACAACAGCTAGTAAACGGCGTGGCCCTGGGGAGCGTCTACGCGCTCATCGCCCTCGGCTACACCATGGTGTACGGGATCATCACCCTGATCAACTTCGCCCACGGCGAAATCTTCATGGTCGGGGCCTTCATCGGACTGCTGCTAGTCTCCTACTTCAAGGTCAACGTGTTCGTTGCCATCATCGGTGCCATGATCTTCTGCATGATCATGGGTGTTCTCATCGAACTGATCGCGTACCGCGCGCTGAGGAAGTCGTCCCGCCTTTCCGCACTGATCTCCGCGATCGGCGTTTCCATCTTCCTCTCCTCGCTGGCGCTGATGGTATTCGGTGCTGACGCCAAGGGCTTCCCGGACGGTGCCTTCCCGGTGCGGCAGATCCATGTCGGGAGCGCCGACATTTCTACCCTGCAGATCCTCATCATCGGCGTTTCCGCGGTCCTCATGATGGCCCTCGAGTTCATCGTCCAGAAGACCAAGATAGGGAAGGCGATGCGCGCCACCTCCGAGGATTACAGCACCTCGGCCCTCATGGGCATCAACGTGAACCGCGTCATCTCCTTCACCTTCGCCCTCGGCTCCGCGCTCGCGGCGGCCGGCGGGGTGCTGGTCGGCGTCCTCTTTAACGCGGTATCCTTCAACATGGGCCTCATGGCCGGCCTGAAGGCCTTCGCCGCCGCGGTCTTGGGCGGGATCGGCTCCATCCCGGGTGCGATGTTGGGCGGCCTGCTCCTCGGCGTCTCCGAGGTCTTCGGCGTCGCCATCGGCTACTCATCCTACCGTGACGCCATCGCCTTCACCATCCTGGTGCTGGTGCTCCTCGTCAAGCCGACCGGCCTGCTCGGCCAAAAAATTACAAAGAAGGTATAGATTCGATGGCAGACTTCCTGAACAGCTTGGTCGGCTCGGTCGACCCCTACATGTTGCAGATCCTCGTCAACGTCGGCATCGCTATCGTGCTGGCGCTGGGGCTTAACGTCATCACCGGCCTCACCGGCCAGCTCTCCCTGGGGCACGCCGCGTTCATGAGCATCGGCGCCTTCACGAGCGCCATGGTGACCATCAAGACCGGTCTTCCCTTCGTCGCCAACCTTGCCGTTACCGGCGTGGTGACCGCCATCGTGGCTGCCGCCATCGGCTTCCCGATCCTGAGGCTCACCGGTGACTACCTGGCCATCTGCACCCTTGGTTTTGCCGAGATCGTCAAGGTCTTCTTCCTCAACTTCGAGCCCACCAACAAGGCGCTCGGGCTCACGGTCCCGCAGGCCAAGACTTCGATCCCGATGCCGATCTACGTCTGGGTGGTTGCCATCCTGGCCATCGTCCTCGTCACCTTCGTGCAGAACTC
Encoded here:
- a CDS encoding branched-chain amino acid ABC transporter permease — protein: MADFLNSLVGSVDPYMLQILVNVGIAIVLALGLNVITGLTGQLSLGHAAFMSIGAFTSAMVTIKTGLPFVANLAVTGVVTAIVAAAIGFPILRLTGDYLAICTLGFAEIVKVFFLNFEPTNKALGLTVPQAKTSIPMPIYVWVVAILAIVLVTFVQNSRFGRALKAIREDEIAADAMGINTARYKIQAFALGSFMAGIGGGLYAHFLSYINPSDFGFLKSVDILAMVVLGGLGSVPGAVIGSSVLASAPEFLRFMSQYRMLVYGALLVFLMVFRPNGLLGGVNVTELLLRAIGRKPAGK
- a CDS encoding TerC family protein → MDWLTDPQVWMALVTLSALEIVLGIDNIIFISIQASKLPAAQQERARLTGLGLAMFIRVALLFSLAWLMGLTTPLFTLFGNEISGRDLILISGGLFLLWKSTMEIHEKLEGEEVVHASKVGATFGAVIVQILLLDIVFSLDSIITAIGMASQLFIMVAAVVIAVGFMMLFSGKISAFVERHPTIKMLALSFLLLIGVSLIGEGFGMHIPKGYIYFAMAFSVMVEMLNLRMKRGKPVKLHEPHLDTETRGE
- the htpX gene encoding zinc metalloprotease HtpX — encoded protein: MQRLKTTLLLALLTVLMVSMGQALGGRSGMMMAFVLALGMNFFSYWFSDKIVLSMYGAQEIGPQDHPTFYNMVRNLSARAGLPMPKVYIIPSDSPNAFATGRNPEHAAVAATEGILRILSMEELEGVMAHELAHVQNRDILIGTIAATFAGAISMIANILQWGAMFGAGRGEDEEGGGIGGLVGSLAMAIIAPIAAMLIQMAVSRSREYLADATGADICGRPLALASALRKLHMASHSLPMQEARPATAHMFIVNPLTGGGLMELFSTHPPMEERIARLEQMAVRR
- a CDS encoding TolC family protein, yielding MATNALRGARLAVAVALYLLTAVPVFAEPQPLSLQQAVAAALNNNPELVSLRKEAGVLDAAAVRAGVLPNPTLELEGATGALTGSSDDSNLSLGISQEFLLGDKRLKRHAVAERDLAAYRWQVADRERAVKEQVQAAYCDVLLAQERVGLARHSIELNKQLLQVAVDRLAAGDIPELEMYLVRVELVRSEGNLVELQRALLDSRAKLFALVALPPAASPVLGDTLNGNDVRVNGAGDLKQVAMQNRPDLKALHAAMQRSDAEVGLAEAEGIPNLTAGIAVSRDTSSMEIGGAEGRETAYTIGVKISMPIPVFDRNQAGQQEARAKRSSAEIRLQGAAASVEREVDSAHASLANAEKVLSLFRSDILRQLDENLKLTQEAYRLGEVGILAVIEEQKKYFEVSDSYLAALHARQISLNRLESAVAADIYGGVQ
- a CDS encoding efflux RND transporter permease subunit translates to MLEKTVAYMLRQKGMVIFLALVIVVFGFYSYQKLPIDAFPDVTNIQVEVVSHADGLSAVEIERNVTYPIEMAMRGLPDIEQLRSVTKFGLSIVTVVFKDNVDIYFARQLVFERLAEAREKVPKGVEVAMGPIGTAMGEIYQYTLEGKAPQEPEAKRAYLTNLRTVQEWVVTPQLKSVPGVNEINSFGGYFKQYQVVVSPDKLLKYGVTVADVYDAVGSNNSNVGGNVLERGSDQYIVRGVGLIQSTGDIENIVLKSQGGTPVYLRDVAQVRVGEAVRMGAAIKDASGEAVGGIVMMLRGENSRDVVARVAAKVKEINESTMLPDGVKLVPYYDRSDIVKGSVGTVNKALVEGAILVLLVLYLLLNSIRGSIVVLLALPLSLLATFIVMKLTGITANLMSLGGLAISIGMIIDTTIIQVENVQRHLSEAGEREPKLKTVLKAVMEVRKPSIFGELIIALTFIPILTLEGIEGKMFGPLAITVAIALLASLLLSIFIIPVLCSIILKPQPEKDSRIMAWAKEQYLPLLEYALNRRKVVLGIAAGLLVCSLFLVSRLGTEFMPIMDEGSFDMDIAMLPGVSLAKALEVNQQATAKLKKFEELDVVVGRIGQTGVALDTRGPDKTGYVGVFKPKDQWKRNITKEELTNEMRESLETIPGISFGFSQPIQCRIDELVAGTRAQLIVKLFGDDLDVLRDKSAQIAKVLSTVRGGTDLNTEKVSGQPYLTVTIDRARIARYGLNISDVQQVIEIAVAGKAASSFYEPSRSFDITVRLPEEKRNSLEAIQNLLISTKSGMNIPLEQLAEVKMVEGPVQISRQDGVRRIGIEMNVSGRDIGSFVAEAKQKIKDQVKLPSGYYLTWGGQFENQQRAMSRLMIIGPVAVALILLLLYVTFRSIRLAFLVLSNLPFALIGGIFSLFLSGQYLSVPASVGFIVLFGVAVLNGLVLVSRIAQLREEGLALGDAVRQGAVDRLRPVLMTASIAIFSLMPMLFAGGTGSEIQKPLATVVVGGLITSTLLTLLIIPAFYDWFEKKKAETEV
- a CDS encoding ABC transporter substrate-binding protein, with amino-acid sequence MSFKKMSALLLVAMLAVGAFGCKKKEEAKEGAAPAAAPAGNTIKIGFLGALTGDVAMFGKPTLEGMKMAADEINAAGGIQGKKIEIVEADNRGDKQEGASVTQKFISRDNVTAIVGDPTTGITKVAAPIAQKAGVVLLSAGATGPGVVEVGDFIFRDTLLDSIAIPACIEYFAKDLGFKKVAIVTSDNNDYSVGLSQTFRDAAAKVPSIKIVADEKVKDGDKDFSAQITNIKSKKPDVILFSGYYTEGALIMKEARKQGLKAPMFGGDGLFSPKFIELGGPAVEGSMSALGFSTEQAAPATAKFIEAFKAKHNGELPGLFDAQGYDAVMLLADSMKRANSVDPKVFKTALAQTKKFEGVSGTISMQANREPIKSPLSLLAVKDGKFVLKAKVPVKMD
- a CDS encoding branched-chain amino acid ABC transporter permease; the protein is MFLQQLVNGVALGSVYALIALGYTMVYGIITLINFAHGEIFMVGAFIGLLLVSYFKVNVFVAIIGAMIFCMIMGVLIELIAYRALRKSSRLSALISAIGVSIFLSSLALMVFGADAKGFPDGAFPVRQIHVGSADISTLQILIIGVSAVLMMALEFIVQKTKIGKAMRATSEDYSTSALMGINVNRVISFTFALGSALAAAGGVLVGVLFNAVSFNMGLMAGLKAFAAAVLGGIGSIPGAMLGGLLLGVSEVFGVAIGYSSYRDAIAFTILVLVLLVKPTGLLGQKITKKV
- a CDS encoding efflux RND transporter periplasmic adaptor subunit, coding for MNRKGIIIGLVLTIALGGGVAYRLINTPGSGGHAEHGEHAEAGHAEEKGGHAEEKGGHIGGREEEGHDEHGEKLVKMAVEVQKQNGVAVAPVKKSQMPGVISATGKVEANADRIAHVSPRISGKIVAVRASLGDSVGGGQVLATLDSVELGEAMSRYHQSKTRLALAQSNMERVKVLVDKKIAARKEILQAETDYKTAQTELHTDQERLSLYGVSAGDLKGDRKPLLPVRAPIGGVITEKHAIVGELSDPAKSLYTIADLSSVWVLVDIHEKDLAKVRRGQTATVAVSAFPETKFRGRVTYLADVVDQATRTIKARVEVANPGRKLKPEMFATVELATAAGASQVLAIPEEAVVELEGKKLIFVAEGDAAFEPRKVELGRASGGMVEVLSGLKEGERLAVKGGFVLKSELQKGEISGHDH